The genomic segment CGATGAGCGCGGCCTGGGCCACCGAGTCCAGCCCCGAGGTGGGCTCATCGAGAAACAGCACAGACGGGCCATGCACCATGGCGGCAGCAATCTGGATGCGCTGGCGCATGCCGCCGGAAAACTGGATGACTGGCTCATGTGCGCGCCCGGGCGCCAATCCCAGGCGCTCGATCCAGCTCCTGGCCTGTGTCAGCGCATCGCCGGCATGGTTCAGGCCTAGGTCGAATAGGCGCCGCGCGATATTGGCGGCGGCGCTCAGGTGCAGATCCAGGGCCTGGTGGGCATCCTGCGCGACATACCCGGTCGCGCGGCGGCGCAATTGCAGGACGGTATGGTGCTCACTGGCTCGTACATCCTGCCCCTGCAGTTGGAAAAGCGCGCAGGTGCTGGGTGCTTGTCGGCCCGACAGAACGTTGAGCAAGCTGGATTTGCCCGCCCCCGAAGGGCCGACAATGGCCAGCACCTCGCCGGGGTACAGGCACAGATCACAGTGCTTCAACACGCGCCGGTTACCCAGGT from the Marinobacter sp. LQ44 genome contains:
- a CDS encoding ATP-binding cassette domain-containing protein gives rise to the protein MFELPPPVLELRDACLNLGNRRVLKHCDLCLYPGEVLAIVGPSGAGKSSLLNVLSGRQAPSTCALFQLQGQDVRASEHHTVLQLRRRATGYVAQDAHQALDLHLSAAANIARRLFDLGLNHAGDALTQARSWIERLGLAPGRAHEPVIQFSGGMRQRIQIAAAMVHGPSVLFLDEPTSGLDSVAQAALIDILMQLKHERATSMLFVTHDLRLARLIADRALVMDQGRIVSEAVIDRLLTEPDHPTAQALVKAVL